Proteins encoded by one window of Chondromyces crocatus:
- a CDS encoding cysteine hydrolase family protein: protein MKIDRVFVDVDVQNDFCLETGSLYVKGSPNDLYRRLTAHAVARGIPILGSVDSHAWDAWEFGSNDVPPPEDATKPNFPDHCVKGTPGWLKVEGTLPPRFRFLPNVPEAPLASVALDELLQGKTQGVYFEKEVYSLFINPLADPFVRDLVAATETPPEFFVYGVATDYCVRAAALGLAERGYRTALIEDAVAGISPEGVARTFDELRSAGVRITRSTEILG, encoded by the coding sequence ATGAAGATCGACCGTGTTTTCGTCGACGTCGACGTACAGAACGACTTCTGCCTGGAGACCGGATCGCTGTACGTGAAGGGCTCACCGAACGATCTGTACAGGCGTCTCACGGCTCATGCCGTCGCTCGTGGCATCCCCATCCTCGGCTCCGTCGACTCCCACGCCTGGGATGCATGGGAGTTCGGTTCGAACGACGTCCCACCGCCGGAAGACGCCACGAAGCCGAACTTTCCTGATCACTGTGTGAAGGGGACCCCCGGCTGGCTCAAGGTCGAGGGCACCCTCCCGCCCCGCTTCCGCTTCCTTCCCAACGTCCCCGAGGCCCCCCTCGCGTCTGTCGCCCTCGACGAGCTTCTCCAGGGAAAAACGCAAGGCGTCTACTTCGAGAAAGAGGTCTACAGCCTCTTCATCAACCCGCTCGCCGACCCCTTCGTGCGTGACCTCGTCGCAGCGACCGAGACGCCGCCCGAATTCTTCGTGTACGGCGTCGCGACGGATTACTGCGTACGTGCTGCTGCTCTCGGCCTCGCGGAGCGTGGCTATCGAACTGCCCTGATCGAGGACGCCGTTGCAGGCATCTCACCCGAAGGTGTCGCGCGCACGTTCGACGAACTCCGCAGCGCAGGCGTCCGCATCACCCGATCGACGGAGATCCTCGGTTGA